In the genome of Marinomonas algicola, the window TTTGGAAAAAACTACCTAACAAAATATGTTCCTATACAAAAACAAGGTAGAACCATTGCCATTATTTTTATCGGTGTTAGTTATGATCATATTTTAGGAGACATATCTAAGGCCGTTGGTGATCTGAAATTTGGTAAATCAGGTTACCTTTTTATCGTCGATAATAAAAAGAATGAGGGGAATTTATTACTTCATCCTACTCAAGTAGGAAAGAATGTTTACTCTTTATTACCTGAATTTAAAACTCAATTTCAACAGATTTATCAAGAAGAACAAGGCTCATTTTATTATACTTCGAAAATTTCAGGCGTAGACAACAGAACAAGGGAATCGAAAGTTAACTTCCATCAGGTAAAAGGCTGGAACTGGGTCGTTGTCATGAAAAGCTACACAGATGACTTCCAAGAGACCATTATGGACGCTATTTTTGACCTCTCAATTATTAGTCTTATTGGCGCAACAATCCTCTCACTTTTCCTTTGGTTTATCATACGCTTTTCGTTAAAGCCTTTGGCAGAAATTACGGACAGTCTCCATCATTTTGGCGCAGGAGACCTGACGTTTAAATTTAACTCTCCTGAAATTAAAAACAGTCGTAACGAGGTTGATATACTTAAGAAGGACGTTATCGCCATGCGTGATAACCTAGTGACAGTCATTCAACAAATACTGAATTCGAGTACGCTTTTATCGAAAGCCAGCGTCTCTATTTCTGAGGCCAATACCCACCTGAAAGAGCAAGCCAAAACCAGCGGAGATGAATGCCTTCAGGTAGCTTCATCGATTGAGCAAATGACCGTATCTATTGAACAAGTCGCAAATAGCACTGTAGAAGTCTCTCAAGAAAGCATTCATGCAAAAATGATAGTACAAGAAGGCAATACCAGCATAACCCATGCAGAGGAGACCATTGGGGCGCTTGCTTCTGCATTTAAAGAAGCATCAGCGACGATCAAAGACGTAGAGTTAAGTAGCAAAAATATTGGCGATGTTGTTACTGTGATCAACGCGATAGCCGAACAAACCAATTTACTGGCTCTAAATGCCGCCATTGAAGCCGCTCGAGCTGGTGAACAAGGCAGAGGGTTTGCTGTCGTGGCCGATGAAGTCAGAGTACTTGCCCAACGTACACAACAGTCAACAGAAGAAATTCAAAACGTTGTTGATCAGTTACAGAAAAATAGCCTTATTGCGGTAGCAGAAATGGACCAAGGAACACAAAAGGTTTCTCAAAGTGTCGAAACGGTATGTCAATCAAGGGAGATTATCGATCAAATTCTCAACTCCATCACGGCTGTTGGAGATAGAATAGCTATGGTTGCATCAACAGCGGAGGAGCAAAGTGTTGCTACGATGCAAATAAGAGAAAGTTCGCACTCATTAAAAGAGTCCGCAAACATCACATTTGAGCTTGCTGAACAATCTCAGCTGCATAGCGATAACACCTTTGCTCTCGCTAAACAGTTACAAAAAGACTTAGCCATATTCAAATTACACTAAGGGCAACGGAAGCGTTTAAAAATAGCCTTTAGCGACCCAACCTAATCAAGGTATCATATACCTTGATTAGGAGATTTTATGCAGGCAATCCATCAACATCGTTATTTCTATATTTTAATTGGTCCAGTAGAAAAGCGTATCGAAACATTTAAGGCGCTTACCAAGAATTTCAATTCCCCTATTATTACCTGTTCCTCCCCCGACACTCTCCTATCAAAACAATCGGGAGGCACAGAGACAACAATCACTTATTATCCTTTCAAAAAGCTGCCATTGCTTTTAGGGGAAAGCCGTGAAGCCATCTTATTTGATGTTGAAGACGGTGTGTGCGCAAATGGATTAGCCATCGCTTCAGGTAGCGTGAAGGGCGGTGGCCTTTTTGCAATTGGCATTCCTGATACACCTGATTGGTTAACAAAAACCGACTTAGAACTTGCAAAATATCTCCCTTGGCCTTTAAAGCCAGAGTCTGAATTATCCTATTTTAAACAGTATTTTTTCGTCCAGCTCATGCAGAGAATGAATGATTTTTCTTTAGCAAAAGATCTTACTACACAACCAGAAAAGCAAGGCTGCACTTTATCTGTTATGCACTTATCAGCCACCAATAAGGCTTATCCGCCACTAGCAACCATAATGGATTGCTCTGAGTCTTTTTCACTGACACAGCAACAGCAGGATACTTTAGTTTTAACTCATACTCATTTGTCTAAACACAAAACAGCCATTGTCATCATGACAGCCCACCGAGGTCGAGGAAAATCAACTCTTCAAGGGATATTAGCAACGCAATTAGAAAATAGACAGTGGTCTATTGGCGTCACGGCTCCAAGAAAAGAGGCCATTAATACACTCGAATTACACTACAAAAAACATCAAGAGAAGGAAAAAAAGCTGCCTTTCTATTCTATTGATGAACTCGTTTTAACGCCTAGAACACTAGATTGCTTAATCGTCGATGAAGCGGCGGCTTTCCCTGTACCAACACTTGAAAAGCTGTTGACACTTTATCCACGTATTATTTTTTCCTCTACAGATCATGGTTATGAAATTGGTGGCAAAGGTTTTGGCATGCGCTTCATTAAACAGGTACAGCGTTCTAATATCGCTTTACTTGAGTGTCACTTAGATCAGCCAGTTCGTTGGAAAGTAAATGATCCTCTAGAACAATGGGTCGATCAAGTATTGTGTCTGTATCAAACACATGAAAAAACACCAACAGCACATAGCACCGACTTAAAGGAGGCCGCGTCACCCTTTAGTATGGGTCTCAATGAAACCCTTTCCATAAAGGGTGAAAACTGGTTAGAAAACACACATCTATTGATCGCTGGTTTCAACCTTCTAGTAAGCGCCCACTATCAAACATCCCCTAGCGATTTAAGATGGTTAATGGATGATCCAAGTGTGACTACTTGGCTTAAATTTGAGTCATCCCAACTTGTGTCTATTGCGGTCATTACTCAAGAAGGTCCAATTGACAACATCATGATAGAACCCATTCTTGAAGGAACCCGCAGACCAAGAGGTCACCTGCTACCGCAGTCACTTTTAGCTCATGAAGGTTGGCTATCCGCGGCCAAGTATCGTTATTGGCGAGTGAGTCGCATCGCTACAAAAGCAGAGCGACAGAACCTTGGCCGTGCTTCACAACTTTTAGATACAATAGAAAATGCAGCAAAACAGCAGCAGGTTGATATTCTTTGTACTAGCTTTTCAGCGCAACCAGAATTAATACATTTTTGGCAAAAAAATGGCTATCATATTGTGAGGCTCGGCACGGCCAAAGACCAATCCAGTGGCAGTTATTCTGTCATGATGGCGAAAGGTTTCTCTGAACGAGCTCAGCAAGATATAGAGAAATGGCATGTTGCTTTTCTAGATGGTTTTGTTATTACCGCTCTGATCAATACACAGACGTTACCCACTGCATTAATCATGGCTCTTTTTAGTAGCCATTTCCCCAAAAAAATACCCTCTCTTGCACTTTATTTAGAGAAAGACAAAAGAGATGTCATGCTCTTTATTAAAAAGCATCGTCCTCTTTCCAGCATTCAACCTCAATTAACCCGTACTATTATTGAGCTAATGAAAAACCAGCGCCTTACGATAACAAACCCAGATCACATTATGCTATGCGAACTGGCCTTAGGACGAACATCTGAACGTCAACATAGTTATTTATCTAAAAGACAGTTTATTGACACAATAAAAGTAAACCTACTAGATCTCATGAAATAGGCGATCCGTCACCCAAGAGAAGAGAAAAATGGGTGGAATATCACCCATAAATATAACCACCTTATTCACTCAACATTCAACCAACCTTTTGAAATAAATTTATTCCATTAAAAACAACAAGTTAAGATAAAATACAAAAGATGGCATCATTCGTGCTTTATACTACTTTGAAAATGTTTTTTCGATTTGCCAAACCACTATTTTCTCGATAGTAGGCAAAACAATAATAATGATGATCGAACTTGGAGCTATATAACAATGAAAAAAATAAGCCTTACTCTAACCACAGCAGCCTTAACTCTTGCCGCTGGTACTGTCTCAGCAAATTGCGATCCAGGTGAAGTGGTTGCAAAATTTAGCCACGTAACAGGTGGTACGACTCACCCTAAAGTGGTTGCGGCAAACAGTTTAGCGGAACGCGTAAATGCTGAAATGAATGGCAAAATGTGTGTTGAAGTTTATCCTAACTCAACCTTATTTGGTGATTCAAAAGAATTAGAAGCCTTATTATTAGGTGATGTACAGTTACTCGCGCCTTCTCTTTCCAAGTTCGGCTCTTATACTGAAAAATACGGTGTATTTGACCTTCCATTTATCTTTAAAGACATGGATGCAGCTATTCGTTTTACCAACTCAGATAATGGTAAAGCACTACTGACAGAAATGGATGAATATGCTGGCTTCGTTGGTTTAGGTTATTGGATGTCTGGTATGAAATATTTCTCAGCCAACAAAACACTCAACGTACCAAGCGATGCAGAAGGGTTAAAATTCCGTGTGCAAACGTCCGATGTAGCGAAACAAATGATTTCCGCTATGGGTGCATCACCTCAAGCAATG includes:
- a CDS encoding methyl-accepting chemotaxis protein, which encodes MFFKKMSLPHQLSWGALFAILITTSVLLFSTTKIFNTVLNKVDQEHLFVESNLLAKQLESAYYRTVDLTDSYSNLFISQFSSLAIDDTKTMKVDRHDSSIAYLDGEVLNLNYKKVDEFTKATKAAATVFIRNGDDFLRITTSLKKENGDRAIGTYLGKKHPGYHALLSGNTFEGSASLFGKNYLTKYVPIQKQGRTIAIIFIGVSYDHILGDISKAVGDLKFGKSGYLFIVDNKKNEGNLLLHPTQVGKNVYSLLPEFKTQFQQIYQEEQGSFYYTSKISGVDNRTRESKVNFHQVKGWNWVVVMKSYTDDFQETIMDAIFDLSIISLIGATILSLFLWFIIRFSLKPLAEITDSLHHFGAGDLTFKFNSPEIKNSRNEVDILKKDVIAMRDNLVTVIQQILNSSTLLSKASVSISEANTHLKEQAKTSGDECLQVASSIEQMTVSIEQVANSTVEVSQESIHAKMIVQEGNTSITHAEETIGALASAFKEASATIKDVELSSKNIGDVVTVINAIAEQTNLLALNAAIEAARAGEQGRGFAVVADEVRVLAQRTQQSTEEIQNVVDQLQKNSLIAVAEMDQGTQKVSQSVETVCQSREIIDQILNSITAVGDRIAMVASTAEEQSVATMQIRESSHSLKESANITFELAEQSQLHSDNTFALAKQLQKDLAIFKLH
- a CDS encoding GNAT family N-acetyltransferase translates to MQAIHQHRYFYILIGPVEKRIETFKALTKNFNSPIITCSSPDTLLSKQSGGTETTITYYPFKKLPLLLGESREAILFDVEDGVCANGLAIASGSVKGGGLFAIGIPDTPDWLTKTDLELAKYLPWPLKPESELSYFKQYFFVQLMQRMNDFSLAKDLTTQPEKQGCTLSVMHLSATNKAYPPLATIMDCSESFSLTQQQQDTLVLTHTHLSKHKTAIVIMTAHRGRGKSTLQGILATQLENRQWSIGVTAPRKEAINTLELHYKKHQEKEKKLPFYSIDELVLTPRTLDCLIVDEAAAFPVPTLEKLLTLYPRIIFSSTDHGYEIGGKGFGMRFIKQVQRSNIALLECHLDQPVRWKVNDPLEQWVDQVLCLYQTHEKTPTAHSTDLKEAASPFSMGLNETLSIKGENWLENTHLLIAGFNLLVSAHYQTSPSDLRWLMDDPSVTTWLKFESSQLVSIAVITQEGPIDNIMIEPILEGTRRPRGHLLPQSLLAHEGWLSAAKYRYWRVSRIATKAERQNLGRASQLLDTIENAAKQQQVDILCTSFSAQPELIHFWQKNGYHIVRLGTAKDQSSGSYSVMMAKGFSERAQQDIEKWHVAFLDGFVITALINTQTLPTALIMALFSSHFPKKIPSLALYLEKDKRDVMLFIKKHRPLSSIQPQLTRTIIELMKNQRLTITNPDHIMLCELALGRTSERQHSYLSKRQFIDTIKVNLLDLMK
- a CDS encoding TRAP transporter substrate-binding protein translates to MKKISLTLTTAALTLAAGTVSANCDPGEVVAKFSHVTGGTTHPKVVAANSLAERVNAEMNGKMCVEVYPNSTLFGDSKELEALLLGDVQLLAPSLSKFGSYTEKYGVFDLPFIFKDMDAAIRFTNSDNGKALLTEMDEYAGFVGLGYWMSGMKYFSANKTLNVPSDAEGLKFRVQTSDVAKQMISAMGASPQAMAFSEVYGALQTGVVDGQENTWSNIYTKKFFEVQESVTETNHQLLAYLFMTSSDFLKSLDKDTREQFMQIADEVTQAANLNVKAAEATNRANILKAGGTIIELTPAQRQEWVDTMKPVWKQFEKDIGKDLIDAAAGA